CCTGGAGCTGGATCATCTCCATCGCCATCGTCGGAATCGCCGCCCTGGGAATGTACGCCGGCAAATACGAGAGCGCCATCGCGCTGAAAGTGGTGCGTATCCGGCGGGGACGAACTGCGTCTGAGAAATGAAGCCTGTGGCTGCGTCTGGAAGGAAACAGGAACACGGGAGTGAAGGTCTTCTGGTGTCCAGTTTGCAGGTTTCATGGGCGTGTCGATGGTCATCATGTTGGTCTGCGGCATTATCGTGGTCGTCGGCAAGAACAAGGTCAGCCTTCTTTCCACTGTTCATCAGTCAAATAAATGGTTCTGGGGCAGTTGTGGCTCAGTTGGTGGAGTGGGTTGTCTTCCAGGTTTGAGTCCTCGTCTCACTCTGACTGCTCAGTGTTAAATATGGAGCAGGCTTTAAAGCCCACTGACTGATTCACTCACTCAAGACTGGTTTTGTTAAGAGTTTGTGATCCAGTTCCAGGAGACACGATGCTCAGCGTTGTTCCGTCTTTCTTGCAGCTCGCGGACGCCTTCAGCGAATCCTCGCCGGAGATCCTTGAGGCGGTCATGGACGATGATTCGATGAAGGAAGcgctggacgagctgcagctctACGTAACGCTCTTTCTACTCTACCTGCTTCTCGTATTTTGCGGGAACTTCTAGAAACTCTGAATTTAATCTCGACTGCCAGAGGATCAAAAACAGATGTGATGTTTTCTCCAGAAGCGTCGGTTCAATATGTCAACACTTTTTGACAAATTTTAAAAAGTCACGGAATATTTTGTTTCACCGTTTGGAAATCTTTTCTAATTTCTTAATTTTATCACTTGATGCTTTTCAATTCTAGCAGTTCATTATTTTGTATATaacttttttatatatttgagCTTGGATTGTCCTGACTTCaggaattgtctttatttttatatttatacatAATTTGATGTTAAAGCTCAGTTTGCAGAtttattgatgtgtttgttttgattgatcTAGCCTGTCTTCAGCTTGTTGTGGGCTTGGGAAGGTTCTTTACGCCCCGTGTTGCTGTGACTGCAGGGTCACTGCTGTGGGGTCTGGGAGCCCAGCGACTGGGGCAACAACATCCCCTCGTCCTGCGACTGCAACCACAGAACCAAAGGCCTCGACCTGGGACTGGGACGGGCAAAATGCACATCCAAACCCATGGTGAGTCTCCCGACGTCTGAAGTTACCGAGTGTTGTCTGGAAAAACGAGCTTCTGTGCTGCACTTGTTAGGAATTGATGCTGGTTGGATTTTAACCGCTTCCTGTTCGGTCTTGCTTTCCTGCAGGGTTCTACGGGACCCAGTCAAATCTACTCACGGGTGAGTCGTCTGAATGTCCCGCACTAAACCCTTCTGTTCCATCCCGTGTTACAACCAGCTGATTTTTCTGAATCATAACCTGTTAAAGCTCGATCCAACCTTCATAATAGCCTGTTTTTCCAGGTATTTCACACAATGGCCCGTTATAAtcacgtctgtgtgtgtttgtgtgtcccgCAGCCCTGCAAAGACGTGGTCATCGTTTTGTGTAACATGGTGCTGAACGTTGCCATCGGTCTCTGCTTCGGGTTTGCCGTCATTGCTGTGagttcctctttgttttctggactgttcagttttattcaacttttaaaatgtcgTTGAGAAGCTAAACAGAAGCTAaatcactcctttttttttttgtcccttttaTTCAGTCAAAACTTTATAAATGGATTCATACAGTCAAAAAGATGAATGGACATTTCAGTCTATTCATGAATTTCCTCGGTTTTGACATCGTCCCTGTTCTTATTCAGTATCTCAAAGGTTcaaaatatattgttttataCTTAAAttttttacataatttttttCCGTGTTTTAACTTAACGTTTTGACTGATTCCCAACATCAGTGAATTAATTCCCAGGTTTTTATAACTTAGAATTTTAGGTTTAAGTTTAAGAGCAAATCCCAAAGGTTGAGAAGGTAAATTCTTAAAATCAAATTTCAGGGTTAGTATGAATTATTTGGAAATTTGAATTCATTTAGAAATTTATTCACAttggtttttcatttcataGCATGAATCATAAATCCGTTTTAGTAACTTCATAACTTTTCCAAAGTTAAGTCCCAAGGGGACTTTAATTTGACTTTACTTCAGATTTTAAGAATAGATATTTAACGTTTGACTTGGATGATTTACGTAACGACCATTTGATAAAGTACTTGTAAGTGcacagtcattaaaaaaactaatttagGCAGTAAATCCAGTGTCGGCATTAAGACGCACTGTGGAAATGCGACTCCAGACAAAAGtcctttttgaaacttttgtttttcctttaaatttacacttgattttgttttcagacCTGAATGAGCAGCTTTTTTGAATTAATGTGGAAAATTTCAGGGTTAATTCAAAATGAGGATATTGTATTAATGACTTTTTCAAATTCCAATCGAATTCAAGAAATTTTCCAAGAAATATTCCCAATGTACacacttgtttttgtgttttggacaTAACTGAAATGCTCGCATGTTGCGGTGGATTGAACCCGGCGTGTCTCTGTGCTCAGCTCCTCGGCCTGCTGATCTCCCTCCTGATGGTGCACCAGATCCAGCGCTACGACGGCATGGGCAGAATCGCCATTCCCATGAAAGGCTTCTAAACCGTTTCTCTTCGAAAAAACAGAATCGTATATTTTTGTGGTAATcgtgtggtgtttttttttttttttttgctgatgatgcactgttgtgtttttgtattttctgctgACCTGATGCAGTTCTGTTAACCTGAAACCAAATGAAAATTCCTCTTTAACCgtttaataataaaaagttttataatgTAGTTTACTCCTCTTTTTTTAAGCTTCTGAGATGATTTGTGTTCCAAGAAAATCTAAAAAACATTGGTGACTgcttaaaagaaaaaggatttaCTCGTCTATAAGGAGAAGTCTTTATCATCGTTTGAAAAATTACATTCAACCCTCAATCCACATTGTACAGACTCTTAATCTGGTTGTAGTTGCTGTTGCCATGACGCtcataaaaatcacaaaatgccTTTTGAAGAAAATCAAGCAACATAAGATTTATCAGGGTTTCTGTTACTTTTGCCTAAAACGGCTgaaatgaattcatttttttccacattttgtttcaTTCCTTTGTTTTGTAAATAACCCAAAAGTCCTCAACTTACAGGCTTAAAACTCTAAACTGACTTTAGCTGTTgtagataatttttttttcagcttcagtttttaatgtgaaacacatttaaaaaaaaaaaaaaaaaaaaaggataaagaaaaaatgtaatcGCTATTTAGGCCtacatgaaccaaaacaataaGTCAGACTTCTCTAATCCTCAATAGCTTAGTTCATTTTCTTAATTTCCCATCAAACATCAATGGTTGCATTCAGTCAAGGTCTATAATTACAAATTCCTTCAATAGTTGTATTCTATCAATGCAGCATTGTCCTCAAACACACAGCTCCTCACACTCATTGCATAACGTCTCCTCCAGCaatcctttttgtttttgtttgaatacACTCACGAGAAGGAGGTGCGTCACTCAAACAAAGAGCAGATGTTGAACACTGTTATATAAGGAAGGATTCTTCATGTTTGAATTGAACTTTTCAGCTAAAGCAGTGAGCAAGCTCACAGGTTCACTGTCTAACTCGTGCAAACTTTCGTATCTTTTTCCTTCTGGCTTTAATCGTCTGATTGTAAAATCCTCTTGGAAACGCTCTATTAATTATCTACATGCAGAGTTCTTGTTTTCCTGAATGGCaagtttattttgaagcagTAATTTGGCAAAAATCTGAGTGAGTAAAAGAACAGCCGTCAGTCCaaaatgcttcatttcttcatctaaaactgaaaaactacAA
The sequence above is drawn from the Salarias fasciatus chromosome 17, fSalaFa1.1, whole genome shotgun sequence genome and encodes:
- the LOC115404276 gene encoding 23 kDa integral membrane protein-like translates to MTKTNGCLRGIFLVFNAIFAGIGGLMVYGTIKATAFSSQLASVGGPSLAWSWIISIAIVGIAALGMYAGKYESAIALKVFAGFMGVSMVIMLVCGIIVVVGKNKLADAFSESSPEILEAVMDDDSMKEALDELQLYGHCCGVWEPSDWGNNIPSSCDCNHRTKGLDLGLGRAKCTSKPMGSTGPSQIYSRPCKDVVIVLCNMVLNVAIGLCFGFAVIALLGLLISLLMVHQIQRYDGMGRIAIPMKGF